Proteins from one Apis cerana isolate GH-2021 linkage group LG11, AcerK_1.0, whole genome shotgun sequence genomic window:
- the LOC133666969 gene encoding transmembrane protein 177, with protein sequence MKIFLEVAIVSAAVSAQTLPQIWFLDYYRKFRSRYDFNNNEIPVRKDIQQKFQEVINDLHIPKSTSEKIKLFNVYDINMFHAGTTYSKYGAIIGIPVNFEYDDIKNISEQAITFRNIQVNWNPEINKEFQRSLILSKDAQKFLMARKILIVTENDLIYKIVNIFLNTIIGIMIYEVLYSVLKVTKRQRSKNIFCISVATFTSGFLWLLSKCAHNYYREFQLNEKMATLNDKYIKGGIEYYEKLSKRNKALRVLLGKKGTYLFTSNGNENTFFKKSIPISDQIDYFKTRIQNI encoded by the exons atgaaaatatttttagaagttGCTATAGTATCTGCTGCTGTATCTGCACAAACACTTCCACAAATTTggtttttagattattataggAAATTTAGAAGTAGATATga ttttaataataatgaaataccagttcgaaaagatattcaacaaaaatttcaagaagtaataaatgatttacatATACCAAAATCAAcaagtgaaaaaattaaactttttaatgtttatgatataaatatgtttcatgCTGGAAcaacatattcaaaatatggTGCTATAATTGGAATTCcagtaaattttgaatatgatgatattaaaaatatatcagaacAAGCTAtaacatttcgaaatatacAAGTTAATTGGAATccagaaattaataaagaatttcaaagaTCTTTAATACTTTCAAAAGATgcccaaaaatttttaatggctcgcaaaattttaatagttacagaaaatgatttaatatataaaatagttaatatatttttaaatactataataggaataatgatatatgaaGTACTGTATTCAGTATTAAAAGTTACCAAGAGACAAagaagcaaaaatattttttgtataagtGTTGCTACATTTACAAGTGGTTTTCTTTGGTTGTTATCAAAGTGtgcacataattattatagagaaTTCCAACTCAATGAGAAAATGGCTACacttaatgataaatatattaaaggtggtatagaatattatgaaaaattatcaaaaagaaataaagccTTGAGAGTACTTTTAGGAAAAAAAGGTACATATCTATTTACATCTAATGGAAATgagaatactttttttaaaaagtcaattccaatttctgaccaaatagattattttaaaacaagaatacaaaatatctaa
- the LOC114577991 gene encoding golgin subfamily A member 4 isoform X2 has product MFKKFKDKLAEEMKQSPARLQASMQQLAQAVVSPALSNSSVQELSASNDNFSLTEEGDETPKNSPVKHGFQNVDLISPISNSIGISRRSSISSITSDTSSLFPIYESPANLYHLQSDMDQSASEIDENINSQLDKVTKDQIYSAYRKVQAKYHKYRGRYTDLATHYKELERIKSKLESVLVETQDKVLRRIADLKEQCQLEQQAKAHLEEALRNDIEEKDHIINTLNTKIKLLQTTGPNLEALSDTDHKTNLKDNLIDLSSGSSISDDPVNTLLVENTQLKDKLKKLENVVFKYKESLKRNKEKFTEVLTEKNTLESDYETLKISYAEKNKELNYACTEIKNLTDQMVILKKREEESVISLAENKLSIHRELEDKEEQIKKLQLDLKHMTESKEDLTEIINKYKLELEKLKLSYNIQNSDSEKKEIIQDISNGKSEALKSVEQEMQQKLINLEEKMGLKYHEEDCNKENIEKSTKVYDTEICQNLKSKLDEKEIELQEMKNKLEELQKLTKKYQMDKEDLYIEFSNHKLKCTELQNEQDAQRIIAEEKTKEAETTIEKLQATIQSLDKELENMRNALIDRDKVCENYNAKIHEYTTMLEKMKEKLLIQEAEMKILKEKIQDNTEIIKLNYELENKNTELLGIYKELQSCKSTISDLNNRLQTNSSNIGLLYEEKNNLIRNILNYKIFAKKLKEDNMYIKSNIMKYFTEINNEISILKDEFDVFLKTNNIIQNNIDFQIKLKEFEELKQKYDQLQAELKDTICLKSNLEINLEKYNKQLNDMSIKMAQQCEIDLKNRKLIAEIDNLNFKLYDLRNLPEQVKLLMIESKSLQEELNNVNTMNKLLSNEIYDLKNQLEEANNTVKKLEELEQKYIETTKTITLLKSENSNCNKLEEKINTLQLEIKVLHENLLEKEVKINTLNEELENKESCLINLRIKDENHIKLIEKHEKEIIELTNSNKTIQQTIQNKLCQLKKLKTIKQQQDITIQNLNEEINEIKTLNIKLLEQVKTSENEMNMLKSENCQIEILKNNNATINFELEQLKLIQNEMNLENKDLKDKQNEFLKYNQELSESNEKLKEKITNYEKYNQQLQNENKELEKEIESYKISLNEQKQHIENLKNQIVLLNSELQCNSEKLNFQIKELTSHKKKIEETKECLTKENENLHNEIYKLNLALKNNNEIEEKNKELLMKLEFLNKEVKRLKVVEEEINNLNLEINNLNIVKANLEEIQSQNNELIIENLSLKNKTTELENVNTKLQSYVNNLESKVSNLNQIECENNELQNKLDTLKTTNKELLFEMQNENIEKKQLTKEIDELKVTVDEKVAELKLLDTKNMELLKEIERLKFSTEEEKKTTEEETMAETKKSTNTVKHLKETITELQNEIKVLRESNIILNEEIKNINSNKVVDDFSIQKNDKLEEENKKLEAQLDEALITFQAKELEMQFISNELKNQVDNLKQELKINEEEQSMRLKQLVKEFQAQLHDKEEELHAALEKRFDRQQNYESNLIQQYKEQLKDFQIELTAKSEQIENLILENKNLMSQKAKDMNQLMEKITIMKKDHTDEIKEIEKKWKSVIQQKTNILEAKHEEEINELTREWRNERRELESTSRVAMAAVQSNTGSFHTLQQTLTAQRRELAELRKLMKLRHDTLEDSTEIEYLRNILFEYMMGRETMVLARVIAAVVKFDQEQTAKILKKEEDKMTLLGSLGLT; this is encoded by the exons atgtttaaaaaatttaaagataaactcGCAGAAGAAATGAAACAATCGCCTGCCAGACTACAAGCAAGCATGCAACAACTAGCACAG gCAGTTGTATCACCTGCTTTGTCCAATAGTTCGGTACAAGAATTATCTGCATCTAATGACAATTTTAGTTTAACAGAAGAAGGAGAtg AAACTCCTAAAAATAGTCCTGTCAAACATGGTTTTCAAAATGTGGATTTAATATCACCTATATCAAATTCCATAGGTATCTCAAGAAGATCATCAATTAGTAGTATCACTAGTGATACTTCAtctctttttccaatttatgaAAGTCCtgctaatttatatcatttacag tcTGATATGGATCAATCTGCTAGTgaaatagatgaaaatataaattcacaattAGATAAAGTTACAAAAGATCAGATATATTCAGCATATCGAAAAGTACAagcaaaatatcataaatatcgtGGAAGATATACTGATTTAGCAACACATTATAAGGAATTAGAAAGGATAAAAAGCAAATTAGAATCTGTTTTAGTAGAAACTCAAGATAAAGTATTAAGAAGAATAGCTGATTTAAAAGAACAATGTCAGTTAGAACAACAAGCAAAAGCTCATTTGGAAGAAGCATTGAGAAatgatattgaagaaaaagatcatataattaatacattaaatacaaag ATTAAACTTTTGCAAACAACTGGACCAAATTTAGAAGCATTATCAGATACTGatcataaaacaaatttaaaggATAATCTTATTGATCTAAGTAGTGGATCATCAATTTCTGATGATCCAGTCAATACTTTATTAGTCGAAAATAcacaattaaaagataaattaaaaaaattagaaaatgttgTTTTCAAGTATAAGGAAtctttgaaacgaaataaagaaaaatttactgaagtattaacagaaaaaaatacattagaaTCTGACtatgaaacattaaaaatttcatatgcagagaaaaataaagaattaaattatgcatgtacagaaattaaaaatttaacagatCAAAtggttattttgaaaaaacgtGAAGAAGAATCTGTAATATCCTTAGCtgaaaataaactttcaaTACATAGAGAATTGGAAGATAAAgaagaacaaattaaaaaactacAATTAGATTTGAAACATATGACAGAATCCAAAGAAGATTTAActgaaatcattaataaatataaacttgaattagaaaaattaaaattgtcatataatattcaaaattcagattcagaaaaaaaagaaattatacaagATATTTCGAATGGAAAATCAGAAGCTTTAAAATCAGTAGAACAAGAAatgcaacaaaaattaattaatttggagGAAAAAATGGGCTTAAAATATCACGAAGAAGattgtaataaagaaaatatagaaaaaagtacAAAAGTATATGATACTGAAAtatgtcaaaatttaaaatctaaattagatgaaaaagaaattgaacttcaagagatgaaaaataaattagaagaattacaaaagcttactaaaaaatatcaaatggaTAAAGAAGATttgtatattgaattttcaaatcacaAACTAAAATGTACAGAACTTCAAAATGAACAAGATGCACAAAGAATCATTGctgaagaaaaaacaaaagaagcagaaacaacaattgaaaaattacaagCCACTATACAAAGTCTTgataaagaattagaaaatatgaGAAATGCTTTAATTGATAGAGATAAAGtatgtgaaaattataatgcTAAAATACATGAATATACAACAAtgttggaaaaaatgaaagaaaaattattaattcaagaagcagaaatgaaaattcttaaagaaaaaatacaggacaatacagaaataattaaattgaactatgaattagaaaataaaaacactGAATTATTAGGAATATATAAAGAACTTCAATCTTGTAAATCTACTATTTCTGATCTTAACAATAGACTTCAAACAAATAGTTCTAATATTGGTTTactttatgaagaaaaaaataatttaattagaaatattttaaattataaaatttttgctaaaaaattaaaagaagataatatgtatattaaaagtaatataatgaaatattttacagaaatcaataatgaaatttctatcttaaaagatgaatttgatgtttttttaaaaacaaataatattattcaaaataatatagattttcaaattaaattgaaagaatttgaagaacttaaacaaaaatatgatcAATTACAAGCTGAGTTAAAAGATActatatgtttaaaatctaatttagaaataaatttggaaaaatataataagcaaTTAAATGATATGTCCATAAAAATGGCGCAACAATgcgaaattgatttaaaaaatcgcaAACTTATAGCTGAAATTGATAatctcaatttcaaattatatgatttaagaaatttacccgaacaagtaaaattattaatgatagaaTCTAAATCTTTACAAGAAGAACTTAATAATGTCAATACtatgaataaattactttcaaatgaaatatatgatttaaaaaatcaacttGAGGAAGCAAATAATactgtaaaaaaattagaagaattggaacagaaatatatagaaacaacaaaaacaattacattattaaaatctgaaaattctaattgcaataaattagaagaaaaaataaatactttacaattagaaattaaagttttacatgaaaatttacttgaaaaagaagtaaaaataaatacattaaatgaggaattggaaaataaagaaagttgtttaattaatttaagaattaaagatgaaaatcatataaaattaattgaaaaacatgaaaaagaaattattgaacttacaaattcaaataaaactatCCAACAAACAATACAAAACAAACTttgtcaattaaaaaaattaaaaactatcaaACAACAACAAGATAttacaattcaaaatttaaatgaagaaattaatgaaataaaaactttaaatattaaattattagaacagGTAAAAACAtcagaaaatgaaatgaatatgttaaaatctgaaaactgccaaatagaaatattaaaaaataataatgcaactattaattttgaattagaacaattaaaattaattcaaaatgaaatgaatttagaaaataaagatttaaaagataaacaaaacgaatttttaaaatataatcaagaattaagtgaatctaatgaaaaattaaaagaaaaaattacaaattatgaaaaatataatcaacaattacaaaatgaaaataaagaattagaaaaagaaattgaatcatataaaatttccttaaatgaacaaaaacagcacatagaaaatttaaaaaatcaaattgtattattaaattcggaATTACAATGTAAcagtgaaaaattgaatttccaaATCAAGGAATTAACatcacataaaaaaaaaatagaagagacTAAAGAATgtttaacaaaagaaaatgaaaatttacataatgaaatatataagttaaatttagctttaaaaaataataatgaaatagaagaaaaaaataaagaacttttaatgaaattagaatttttaaacaaagaagttaaaagattaaaagttgttgaagaagaaattaataatttaaacttagaaataaacaatttaaatatagtaaaagcTAATTTAGAAGAGATACAAtctcaaaataatgaattaattattgaaaacttatctttgaaaaataaaactacggaattagaaaatgtaaatacaaaACTTCAatcttatgtaaataatttagaatctaaggtttccaatttaaatcaaatagaatgtgaaaataatgaattacaaaataaacttgatacattaaaaactacaaataaagaattattatttgaaatgcaaaatgaaaacatagaaaagaaacaattaactAAAGAAATAGATGAATTAAAAGTTACAGTAGATGAAAAAGTagcagaattaaaattattagatacaaaaaatatggaattattaaaagaaattgaaagattaaaattttcaactgaagaagaaaaaaaaaccactgaagaagaaacaatggcagaaacaaaaaaatcgaCAAATACAGTCAAacatttaaaagaaacaattactgagttacaaaatgaaataaaagttcttagagaatcaaatattatattgaatgaagaaataaaaaatataaatagtaataaagtTGTAGATGATTTTTCcatacaaaaaaatgataaattggaagaagaaaataaaaaattagaagcaCAACTAGATGAAGCATTAATAACATTCCAAGCAAAAGAACTAGAAATGCAATTTATTagtaatgaattgaaaaatcaagtagataatttgaaacaagaattaaaaataaatgaagaagaacAAAGTATGAGATTAAAACAATTGGTTAAAGAATTTCAAGCACAATTGCATGATAAGGAAGAAGAGCTACATGCTGCCTTAGAAAAACGATttg atcgtcaacaaaattatgaatcaaatcttatacaacaatataaagaacaattaaaagattttcaaatagaaTTGACAGCCAAATCCGAACAAattgagaatttaattttagaaaataaaaatttgatgtcACAAAAAGCAAAAGATATGAATCAGTTAATGGAAAAGATTACAATAATGAAGAAAGATCATAcagatgaaattaaagaaatagaaaaaaaatggaaatcagTTATACAacaaaaaactaatatattgGAAGCAAAACATGaggaagaaattaatgaattaacgCGAGAATGGCGAAATGAAAGAAGG gaaTTAGAGAGCACTTCACGAGTTGCAATGGCAGCTGTACAATCAAATACTGGTTCTTTCCACACACTTCAACAAACTTTAACAGCTCAAAGACGAGAATTAGCCGAActtcgaaaattaatgaagTTAAGACATGATACATTAGAAGATTCAACAGAAATTGAATATCtcagaaacattttatttgaatacatGATGGGGAGAGAAACAATGGTGCTTGCTAGAGTGATTGCTGCAGTTGTCAAATTTGATCAAGAACAAACAgcaaaaatacttaaaaaagaagaagataagaTGACattg CTTGGTTCTCTAGGTCTCACATAG
- the LOC114577991 gene encoding golgin subfamily A member 4 isoform X1, translating into MFKKFKDKLAEEMKQSPARLQASMQQLAQAVVSPALSNSSVQELSASNDNFSLTEEGDETPKNSPVKHGFQNVDLISPISNSIGISRRSSISSITSDTSSLFPIYESPANLYHLQSDMDQSASEIDENINSQLDKVTKDQIYSAYRKVQAKYHKYRGRYTDLATHYKELERIKSKLESVLVETQDKVLRRIADLKEQCQLEQQAKAHLEEALRNDIEEKDHIINTLNTKIKLLQTTGPNLEALSDTDHKTNLKDNLIDLSSGSSISDDPVNTLLVENTQLKDKLKKLENVVFKYKESLKRNKEKFTEVLTEKNTLESDYETLKISYAEKNKELNYACTEIKNLTDQMVILKKREEESVISLAENKLSIHRELEDKEEQIKKLQLDLKHMTESKEDLTEIINKYKLELEKLKLSYNIQNSDSEKKEIIQDISNGKSEALKSVEQEMQQKLINLEEKMGLKYHEEDCNKENIEKSTKVYDTEICQNLKSKLDEKEIELQEMKNKLEELQKLTKKYQMDKEDLYIEFSNHKLKCTELQNEQDAQRIIAEEKTKEAETTIEKLQATIQSLDKELENMRNALIDRDKVCENYNAKIHEYTTMLEKMKEKLLIQEAEMKILKEKIQDNTEIIKLNYELENKNTELLGIYKELQSCKSTISDLNNRLQTNSSNIGLLYEEKNNLIRNILNYKIFAKKLKEDNMYIKSNIMKYFTEINNEISILKDEFDVFLKTNNIIQNNIDFQIKLKEFEELKQKYDQLQAELKDTICLKSNLEINLEKYNKQLNDMSIKMAQQCEIDLKNRKLIAEIDNLNFKLYDLRNLPEQVKLLMIESKSLQEELNNVNTMNKLLSNEIYDLKNQLEEANNTVKKLEELEQKYIETTKTITLLKSENSNCNKLEEKINTLQLEIKVLHENLLEKEVKINTLNEELENKESCLINLRIKDENHIKLIEKHEKEIIELTNSNKTIQQTIQNKLCQLKKLKTIKQQQDITIQNLNEEINEIKTLNIKLLEQVKTSENEMNMLKSENCQIEILKNNNATINFELEQLKLIQNEMNLENKDLKDKQNEFLKYNQELSESNEKLKEKITNYEKYNQQLQNENKELEKEIESYKISLNEQKQHIENLKNQIVLLNSELQCNSEKLNFQIKELTSHKKKIEETKECLTKENENLHNEIYKLNLALKNNNEIEEKNKELLMKLEFLNKEVKRLKVVEEEINNLNLEINNLNIVKANLEEIQSQNNELIIENLSLKNKTTELENVNTKLQSYVNNLESKVSNLNQIECENNELQNKLDTLKTTNKELLFEMQNENIEKKQLTKEIDELKVTVDEKVAELKLLDTKNMELLKEIERLKFSTEEEKKTTEEETMAETKKSTNTVKHLKETITELQNEIKVLRESNIILNEEIKNINSNKVVDDFSIQKNDKLEEENKKLEAQLDEALITFQAKELEMQFISNELKNQVDNLKQELKINEEEQSMRLKQLVKEFQAQLHDKEEELHAALEKRFDRQQNYESNLIQQYKEQLKDFQIELTAKSEQIENLILENKNLMSQKAKDMNQLMEKITIMKKDHTDEIKEIEKKWKSVIQQKTNILEAKHEEEINELTREWRNERRPDIQTDLVDKELESTSRVAMAAVQSNTGSFHTLQQTLTAQRRELAELRKLMKLRHDTLEDSTEIEYLRNILFEYMMGRETMVLARVIAAVVKFDQEQTAKILKKEEDKMTLLGSLGLT; encoded by the exons atgtttaaaaaatttaaagataaactcGCAGAAGAAATGAAACAATCGCCTGCCAGACTACAAGCAAGCATGCAACAACTAGCACAG gCAGTTGTATCACCTGCTTTGTCCAATAGTTCGGTACAAGAATTATCTGCATCTAATGACAATTTTAGTTTAACAGAAGAAGGAGAtg AAACTCCTAAAAATAGTCCTGTCAAACATGGTTTTCAAAATGTGGATTTAATATCACCTATATCAAATTCCATAGGTATCTCAAGAAGATCATCAATTAGTAGTATCACTAGTGATACTTCAtctctttttccaatttatgaAAGTCCtgctaatttatatcatttacag tcTGATATGGATCAATCTGCTAGTgaaatagatgaaaatataaattcacaattAGATAAAGTTACAAAAGATCAGATATATTCAGCATATCGAAAAGTACAagcaaaatatcataaatatcgtGGAAGATATACTGATTTAGCAACACATTATAAGGAATTAGAAAGGATAAAAAGCAAATTAGAATCTGTTTTAGTAGAAACTCAAGATAAAGTATTAAGAAGAATAGCTGATTTAAAAGAACAATGTCAGTTAGAACAACAAGCAAAAGCTCATTTGGAAGAAGCATTGAGAAatgatattgaagaaaaagatcatataattaatacattaaatacaaag ATTAAACTTTTGCAAACAACTGGACCAAATTTAGAAGCATTATCAGATACTGatcataaaacaaatttaaaggATAATCTTATTGATCTAAGTAGTGGATCATCAATTTCTGATGATCCAGTCAATACTTTATTAGTCGAAAATAcacaattaaaagataaattaaaaaaattagaaaatgttgTTTTCAAGTATAAGGAAtctttgaaacgaaataaagaaaaatttactgaagtattaacagaaaaaaatacattagaaTCTGACtatgaaacattaaaaatttcatatgcagagaaaaataaagaattaaattatgcatgtacagaaattaaaaatttaacagatCAAAtggttattttgaaaaaacgtGAAGAAGAATCTGTAATATCCTTAGCtgaaaataaactttcaaTACATAGAGAATTGGAAGATAAAgaagaacaaattaaaaaactacAATTAGATTTGAAACATATGACAGAATCCAAAGAAGATTTAActgaaatcattaataaatataaacttgaattagaaaaattaaaattgtcatataatattcaaaattcagattcagaaaaaaaagaaattatacaagATATTTCGAATGGAAAATCAGAAGCTTTAAAATCAGTAGAACAAGAAatgcaacaaaaattaattaatttggagGAAAAAATGGGCTTAAAATATCACGAAGAAGattgtaataaagaaaatatagaaaaaagtacAAAAGTATATGATACTGAAAtatgtcaaaatttaaaatctaaattagatgaaaaagaaattgaacttcaagagatgaaaaataaattagaagaattacaaaagcttactaaaaaatatcaaatggaTAAAGAAGATttgtatattgaattttcaaatcacaAACTAAAATGTACAGAACTTCAAAATGAACAAGATGCACAAAGAATCATTGctgaagaaaaaacaaaagaagcagaaacaacaattgaaaaattacaagCCACTATACAAAGTCTTgataaagaattagaaaatatgaGAAATGCTTTAATTGATAGAGATAAAGtatgtgaaaattataatgcTAAAATACATGAATATACAACAAtgttggaaaaaatgaaagaaaaattattaattcaagaagcagaaatgaaaattcttaaagaaaaaatacaggacaatacagaaataattaaattgaactatgaattagaaaataaaaacactGAATTATTAGGAATATATAAAGAACTTCAATCTTGTAAATCTACTATTTCTGATCTTAACAATAGACTTCAAACAAATAGTTCTAATATTGGTTTactttatgaagaaaaaaataatttaattagaaatattttaaattataaaatttttgctaaaaaattaaaagaagataatatgtatattaaaagtaatataatgaaatattttacagaaatcaataatgaaatttctatcttaaaagatgaatttgatgtttttttaaaaacaaataatattattcaaaataatatagattttcaaattaaattgaaagaatttgaagaacttaaacaaaaatatgatcAATTACAAGCTGAGTTAAAAGATActatatgtttaaaatctaatttagaaataaatttggaaaaatataataagcaaTTAAATGATATGTCCATAAAAATGGCGCAACAATgcgaaattgatttaaaaaatcgcaAACTTATAGCTGAAATTGATAatctcaatttcaaattatatgatttaagaaatttacccgaacaagtaaaattattaatgatagaaTCTAAATCTTTACAAGAAGAACTTAATAATGTCAATACtatgaataaattactttcaaatgaaatatatgatttaaaaaatcaacttGAGGAAGCAAATAATactgtaaaaaaattagaagaattggaacagaaatatatagaaacaacaaaaacaattacattattaaaatctgaaaattctaattgcaataaattagaagaaaaaataaatactttacaattagaaattaaagttttacatgaaaatttacttgaaaaagaagtaaaaataaatacattaaatgaggaattggaaaataaagaaagttgtttaattaatttaagaattaaagatgaaaatcatataaaattaattgaaaaacatgaaaaagaaattattgaacttacaaattcaaataaaactatCCAACAAACAATACAAAACAAACTttgtcaattaaaaaaattaaaaactatcaaACAACAACAAGATAttacaattcaaaatttaaatgaagaaattaatgaaataaaaactttaaatattaaattattagaacagGTAAAAACAtcagaaaatgaaatgaatatgttaaaatctgaaaactgccaaatagaaatattaaaaaataataatgcaactattaattttgaattagaacaattaaaattaattcaaaatgaaatgaatttagaaaataaagatttaaaagataaacaaaacgaatttttaaaatataatcaagaattaagtgaatctaatgaaaaattaaaagaaaaaattacaaattatgaaaaatataatcaacaattacaaaatgaaaataaagaattagaaaaagaaattgaatcatataaaatttccttaaatgaacaaaaacagcacatagaaaatttaaaaaatcaaattgtattattaaattcggaATTACAATGTAAcagtgaaaaattgaatttccaaATCAAGGAATTAACatcacataaaaaaaaaatagaagagacTAAAGAATgtttaacaaaagaaaatgaaaatttacataatgaaatatataagttaaatttagctttaaaaaataataatgaaatagaagaaaaaaataaagaacttttaatgaaattagaatttttaaacaaagaagttaaaagattaaaagttgttgaagaagaaattaataatttaaacttagaaataaacaatttaaatatagtaaaagcTAATTTAGAAGAGATACAAtctcaaaataatgaattaattattgaaaacttatctttgaaaaataaaactacggaattagaaaatgtaaatacaaaACTTCAatcttatgtaaataatttagaatctaaggtttccaatttaaatcaaatagaatgtgaaaataatgaattacaaaataaacttgatacattaaaaactacaaataaagaattattatttgaaatgcaaaatgaaaacatagaaaagaaacaattaactAAAGAAATAGATGAATTAAAAGTTACAGTAGATGAAAAAGTagcagaattaaaattattagatacaaaaaatatggaattattaaaagaaattgaaagattaaaattttcaactgaagaagaaaaaaaaaccactgaagaagaaacaatggcagaaacaaaaaaatcgaCAAATACAGTCAAacatttaaaagaaacaattactgagttacaaaatgaaataaaagttcttagagaatcaaatattatattgaatgaagaaataaaaaatataaatagtaataaagtTGTAGATGATTTTTCcatacaaaaaaatgataaattggaagaagaaaataaaaaattagaagcaCAACTAGATGAAGCATTAATAACATTCCAAGCAAAAGAACTAGAAATGCAATTTATTagtaatgaattgaaaaatcaagtagataatttgaaacaagaattaaaaataaatgaagaagaacAAAGTATGAGATTAAAACAATTGGTTAAAGAATTTCAAGCACAATTGCATGATAAGGAAGAAGAGCTACATGCTGCCTTAGAAAAACGATttg atcgtcaacaaaattatgaatcaaatcttatacaacaatataaagaacaattaaaagattttcaaatagaaTTGACAGCCAAATCCGAACAAattgagaatttaattttagaaaataaaaatttgatgtcACAAAAAGCAAAAGATATGAATCAGTTAATGGAAAAGATTACAATAATGAAGAAAGATCATAcagatgaaattaaagaaatagaaaaaaaatggaaatcagTTATACAacaaaaaactaatatattgGAAGCAAAACATGaggaagaaattaatgaattaacgCGAGAATGGCGAAATGAAAGAAGG ccTGATATACAAACCGATTTAGTTGATAag gaaTTAGAGAGCACTTCACGAGTTGCAATGGCAGCTGTACAATCAAATACTGGTTCTTTCCACACACTTCAACAAACTTTAACAGCTCAAAGACGAGAATTAGCCGAActtcgaaaattaatgaagTTAAGACATGATACATTAGAAGATTCAACAGAAATTGAATATCtcagaaacattttatttgaatacatGATGGGGAGAGAAACAATGGTGCTTGCTAGAGTGATTGCTGCAGTTGTCAAATTTGATCAAGAACAAACAgcaaaaatacttaaaaaagaagaagataagaTGACattg CTTGGTTCTCTAGGTCTCACATAG